A genomic segment from Brevundimonas mediterranea encodes:
- a CDS encoding magnesium and cobalt transport protein CorA: protein MSVVASYVYREGQRVRAAPLTEKGLTMKPGEFVWIGLHEPTDAEFDVLVKRFHLHPLAVEDALSAHQMPKVEVYGHELFVVARTAEKVDDTISYGETHVFVGTDHVISIRHGSARSHTALRAQLEASPEQLRAGPDFVLHGVLDFIADAYVPIVDGAEDSVLELEQRALDTFLSRREIRRLFTLRRELLKFRRILGPMEEVAGRLQSLDLPCIDPDIRPYFRDIADHVRRVNSRLNGLTDILASVFEVANLLEQQRQGVITRKLASWAALLAVPTAIAGIYGMNFEFMPELHWRYGYAVVMGLIVAVCVGLYITFKRTKWL from the coding sequence ATGTCCGTCGTCGCCTCCTATGTGTATCGAGAGGGACAGCGCGTACGGGCGGCGCCGCTGACGGAAAAGGGCCTGACGATGAAACCCGGCGAATTCGTCTGGATCGGCCTGCACGAGCCGACCGACGCCGAGTTCGATGTCCTGGTGAAGCGGTTCCACCTTCACCCCCTGGCGGTGGAAGACGCCCTGTCGGCCCACCAGATGCCCAAGGTCGAGGTCTATGGCCACGAACTGTTCGTCGTCGCCCGCACCGCCGAAAAGGTGGACGATACGATCAGCTATGGCGAGACCCACGTCTTCGTCGGCACGGACCACGTCATCAGCATTCGTCACGGCTCGGCCCGGTCGCACACGGCCCTGCGCGCCCAGCTGGAGGCCTCCCCCGAACAGCTTCGCGCCGGTCCCGACTTCGTCCTGCACGGGGTGCTGGACTTCATCGCCGACGCCTATGTGCCGATCGTCGACGGGGCGGAGGACAGCGTGCTGGAGCTGGAGCAGCGCGCGCTGGACACCTTCCTGTCGCGGCGCGAGATCCGCCGCCTGTTCACCCTGCGCCGCGAACTGCTGAAGTTCCGGCGCATCCTGGGGCCGATGGAGGAGGTGGCGGGTCGGCTGCAGTCGCTGGACCTGCCCTGTATCGACCCGGACATCCGACCCTATTTCCGCGACATCGCCGACCATGTGCGTCGGGTGAACAGCCGGTTGAACGGGCTGACGGACATCCTGGCCTCGGTGTTCGAGGTCGCCAATCTGCTGGAACAGCAGCGGCAGGGGGTGATCACCCGCAAGCTGGCCTCATGGGCGGCGCTGCTGGCCGTGCCGACGGCCATCGCCGGCATCTACGGCATGAACTTCGAGTTCATGCCCGAACTTCACTGGCGTTACGGCTATGCGGTCGTGATGGGTCTGATCGTCGCGGTCTGCGTCGGCCTCTACATCACCTTCAAACGCACGAAGTGGCTTTAG
- a CDS encoding UrcA family protein, producing MFRIVSLTAAAVLAASAASASDLRISYGDLDLATRDGAARLDTRIRQVADQLCANRTPLERLACRAGVRDEALSNLPAHARTEYARGSRSFEA from the coding sequence ATGTTCAGGATTGTCTCTCTAACGGCCGCCGCCGTCCTGGCCGCAAGCGCCGCCTCCGCATCCGACCTTCGCATCTCCTATGGGGATCTGGACCTGGCCACCCGCGACGGCGCGGCGCGGCTGGACACCCGCATTCGTCAGGTGGCCGACCAACTGTGCGCAAACCGCACGCCCCTCGAACGCCTCGCCTGCCGCGCAGGCGTGCGCGACGAAGCCCTGTCGAACCTGCCCGCGCACGCCCGGACCGAATACGCCCGGGGCAGCCGCTCCTTCGAGGCCTGA
- a CDS encoding M3 family metallopeptidase, translating into MHRRQLLIAGGSLMALSACASTGSGATPATGAPTAMDLAEEGRIARAVLPAATPKAELLQPWTGSYDGLPPFDKVTPAKLREAMLEGIELQRADIAAIANNPEAPTFANTMAALELAGEPLDRASNLYGVMTSNIGGEAYDAVDTELSPILSAASDEITFNAALFQRVKTVADNADAMGLSAQQKRLAERRRDAFIRSGANLDAAGKAELGRINTALSNAFTRFGQKVVADENAWTLIPNEAGLAGLPASNKAAAASAARSRNLQGWAILNTRSAVDPFLTFADDRALREQVWKKFVNRGDNGDANDTNATIAEIVKLRDQRAKLLGYRNHAELRMQDTMAKTPANAQSLMDRVWAPAKARVAEEVADMKAIAGFDIEPWDYLYFAEKVRKAKYDLDQNQLKPYFELNAVRAGSFAMAERLYGFKFTKLPKGSVPTFEPDVEVYELHDKATGKLIGLYYTDDYARPGKRSGAWMTTYRSFSTLDGSKVILGSNNNNFTKPEPGEPVLISLDDAETLFHEFGHTLHYFSSNVTYPSFGNTPRDFVEYPSQVHEHWVLSRPILDGYLKHYQTGEAMPQALVDKIQASSTFNQGYATVSYLSSAIVDMDLHTQATPPTDIDAFEKASLTRIGMPKEIVMRHRLPQFNHLFTSDAYSAGYYSYLWSETMDADTWAYFEESGDVFNPDIAGRFKSIMLAPGNTTDRAEAYRAFRGRDPDVAALLKVRGFPVS; encoded by the coding sequence ATGCACAGACGCCAGCTTCTCATCGCGGGCGGCAGCCTGATGGCCCTCTCGGCCTGCGCCTCCACCGGATCCGGCGCTACGCCCGCCACCGGCGCGCCGACCGCCATGGACCTGGCTGAAGAAGGCCGCATCGCCCGCGCCGTCCTGCCGGCCGCGACGCCCAAGGCCGAACTGCTGCAGCCGTGGACCGGTTCGTATGACGGCCTGCCGCCGTTCGACAAGGTGACCCCGGCCAAGCTGCGCGAGGCCATGCTGGAAGGCATCGAGCTGCAACGCGCCGACATCGCCGCCATCGCGAACAACCCGGAGGCCCCGACCTTCGCCAACACCATGGCGGCGCTGGAGCTGGCCGGCGAGCCGCTGGACCGGGCGTCCAACCTCTATGGCGTCATGACCTCCAATATCGGCGGCGAGGCCTATGACGCGGTCGACACCGAACTGTCGCCCATCCTGTCGGCGGCCTCGGACGAGATCACCTTCAACGCGGCCCTGTTCCAGCGCGTCAAGACCGTCGCCGACAACGCCGACGCCATGGGCCTGAGCGCCCAGCAGAAGCGTCTGGCCGAGCGTCGCCGCGACGCCTTCATCCGTTCGGGCGCCAATCTGGACGCGGCGGGCAAGGCCGAGCTGGGCCGGATCAACACCGCCCTGTCCAACGCCTTCACCCGCTTCGGCCAGAAGGTCGTCGCCGACGAAAACGCCTGGACCCTGATCCCGAACGAAGCCGGTCTGGCGGGCCTGCCCGCCTCGAACAAGGCCGCCGCCGCATCGGCCGCACGCAGCCGCAATCTGCAGGGTTGGGCCATTCTGAACACCCGTTCGGCCGTCGATCCCTTCCTGACCTTCGCCGACGACCGGGCCCTGCGCGAGCAGGTCTGGAAGAAGTTCGTCAACCGCGGCGACAACGGCGACGCCAACGACACCAATGCGACCATCGCCGAGATCGTGAAGCTGCGCGATCAGCGGGCCAAGCTGCTGGGCTATCGCAACCATGCCGAACTGCGCATGCAGGACACCATGGCCAAGACCCCGGCCAATGCGCAGAGCCTGATGGACCGCGTCTGGGCGCCGGCCAAGGCGCGCGTCGCCGAAGAGGTCGCCGACATGAAGGCGATCGCCGGCTTCGACATCGAGCCCTGGGACTACCTCTATTTCGCCGAGAAGGTCCGCAAGGCCAAGTACGACCTGGATCAGAACCAGCTGAAGCCCTATTTCGAACTGAACGCGGTCCGCGCCGGTTCCTTCGCCATGGCCGAGCGTCTGTACGGCTTCAAGTTCACCAAACTGCCCAAGGGTTCGGTCCCGACCTTCGAGCCGGACGTCGAGGTCTATGAACTGCACGACAAGGCCACCGGCAAGCTGATCGGCCTGTACTACACCGACGACTACGCCCGTCCGGGCAAGCGTTCGGGCGCCTGGATGACCACCTACCGGTCCTTCTCGACGCTGGACGGATCGAAGGTGATCCTGGGCTCGAACAACAACAACTTCACCAAGCCCGAGCCGGGCGAACCGGTGCTGATCTCGCTGGACGACGCCGAGACCCTGTTCCACGAGTTCGGCCACACCCTGCATTACTTCTCGTCGAACGTGACCTATCCGTCGTTCGGCAATACGCCGCGCGACTTCGTCGAATATCCGTCGCAGGTCCACGAGCACTGGGTGCTGAGCCGGCCGATCCTGGACGGCTATCTGAAACATTATCAGACGGGCGAGGCCATGCCCCAGGCCCTGGTCGACAAGATCCAGGCCTCGTCCACCTTCAACCAGGGCTATGCGACCGTCAGCTATCTGTCGTCGGCCATCGTCGACATGGACCTGCACACCCAGGCCACGCCGCCGACCGACATCGACGCCTTCGAGAAGGCCAGCCTGACGCGGATCGGCATGCCCAAGGAGATCGTGATGCGGCACCGCCTGCCGCAGTTCAATCACCTGTTCACGTCCGACGCCTATTCGGCCGGCTACTACAGCTACCTGTGGTCCGAGACGATGGACGCCGACACCTGGGCCTATTTCGAGGAGTCGGGCGACGTGTTCAATCCGGACATCGCCGGCCGCTTCAAGTCGATCATGCTGGCGCCGGGCAACACCACCGACCGGGCCGAGGCCTACCGCGCCTTCCGCGGTCGCGACCCGGACGTGGCGGCCCTGCTGAAGGTCCGCGGCTTCCCGGTGTCCTGA
- a CDS encoding UrcA family protein: protein MKVLSPVLFAVAVLSVSPALAQSNEARIAFRDLDLSTAAGAAVFDSRVDQAAASLCRNFTVPGSRIVNRRPCEVAVRAEAMRQLPRQRQVEYARAPRGARQVAQVVGLFANS, encoded by the coding sequence ATGAAGGTTCTCTCCCCCGTTCTCTTCGCCGTCGCCGTCCTGTCCGTGTCCCCCGCCCTGGCCCAAAGCAACGAAGCCCGGATCGCCTTCCGCGATCTGGACCTGTCCACGGCCGCCGGCGCCGCCGTCTTCGACAGCCGCGTCGATCAGGCCGCCGCAAGCCTGTGCCGCAACTTCACCGTTCCGGGCAGCCGGATCGTCAACCGCCGGCCTTGCGAGGTCGCCGTTCGCGCCGAAGCCATGCGCCAGCTGCCGCGCCAGCGTCAGGTGGAATACGCGCGCGCGCCGCGCGGCGCCCGTCAGGTCGCCCAAGTCGTCGGCCTGTTCGCCAACAGCTGA
- the ppc gene encoding phosphoenolpyruvate carboxylase: MMTPAADDALREEVRLLGGILGEVIRQEGGQDLFDHVEAVRQASVAYHRDPASHPAKRLEKLLTAMTVDQAAGLAHGFALFSLLANIAEDRATRRRAQGQVVAGARPDTPEGALQRLAEQKVDKAAVRALLDEALVSPVLTAHPSEVRRKSVIDRIAAVSDMLDACDKAGDACSAAQINQPLRRQIVILWATRLVRTQGLVVQDEIDTVVSFLDRIFLRVAPKQLSAWRRLLDAPDLQPFMRVGTWVGGDRDGNPNVDGAVLAAAFRTQSRAVLGYYLEEVHALGAELSLAAELAQVSPELAVLADAAHDPSPHRADEPYRRALTGVYGRLAATYEARGGTPPPRRAVVAAEPYPGPDAFEADLKIMRDSLVAYNGEVFADDRLSDLVTAVEIFGFHMATLDLRQNSDVHERVVADLLKTAGVCADYSGLDEEGRLSVLAAELASPRLLFSPYAEYAAETLKERGILQAAAEALAAFGPQAIRTHIVSKTDAASDLLEVYLLLKEVGLYRPEDPAACPIQAAPLFETIEDLRASRPTLERLLKEPSALAVAKARGVQEVMIGYSDSNKDGSYLTSGWELHEASRALVEVTKAAGLKLQLFHGRGGTVGRGGGSSFAGVLAQPEGTVQGRIRTTEQGEVIANKYGEPEIALRNLDALTCGAVLASLDQGKDHVFTADHGATLSDLSARSMAAYRKLVYETDGFVDYYRAATPIAEIADLKIGSRPSSRTASTRIEDLRAIPWVFSWSQSRVMLPGWFGFGSAVQGQDMAELKAMAEVWPFFRTLVQNMEMVMAKSDMTVARRYATLVPDPALAARIYGEIRDEWQRTHDAVLAITGHDRLLGGQPELDRLIRLRMPYVEPLNHVQIELIRRRRAGDEDPRVREGILLAINGVAAGLRNSG, from the coding sequence AGCGGCTGGAGAAGCTGTTGACCGCCATGACGGTGGATCAGGCCGCCGGCCTGGCCCACGGCTTCGCCCTGTTCTCCCTGCTGGCCAATATCGCCGAGGATCGCGCCACCCGTCGTCGCGCCCAGGGCCAGGTCGTGGCCGGCGCCCGTCCCGATACGCCCGAAGGCGCCCTGCAACGGCTGGCCGAACAGAAGGTGGACAAGGCGGCCGTGCGCGCCCTGCTGGACGAGGCCCTGGTCTCGCCGGTCCTGACCGCCCACCCGTCCGAGGTGCGGCGCAAGAGCGTCATCGACCGGATCGCCGCCGTCAGCGACATGCTGGACGCCTGCGACAAGGCCGGCGACGCCTGTTCAGCCGCCCAGATCAACCAACCCCTGCGCCGCCAGATCGTCATCCTGTGGGCCACGCGTCTGGTCCGCACCCAGGGACTGGTGGTGCAGGACGAGATCGACACCGTCGTCTCCTTCCTGGACCGCATCTTCCTGCGCGTCGCGCCGAAGCAGTTGTCGGCCTGGCGGCGTCTGCTGGACGCCCCGGACCTTCAGCCCTTCATGCGGGTCGGCACCTGGGTCGGCGGCGATCGGGACGGCAATCCGAACGTCGACGGCGCCGTGCTGGCCGCCGCCTTCCGCACCCAGTCGCGCGCCGTCCTGGGCTATTACCTGGAAGAGGTTCACGCCCTGGGCGCCGAGCTCAGTCTGGCGGCCGAACTGGCCCAGGTCTCGCCGGAACTGGCCGTCCTGGCGGACGCCGCCCACGACCCGTCCCCCCATCGCGCCGACGAACCCTATCGACGCGCCCTGACCGGCGTCTACGGCCGCCTGGCCGCCACCTATGAGGCGCGGGGGGGAACCCCGCCGCCCCGCCGCGCCGTTGTCGCCGCCGAGCCCTACCCCGGCCCCGACGCCTTCGAGGCCGATCTGAAGATCATGCGCGACAGCCTGGTGGCGTATAATGGCGAGGTCTTCGCCGACGACCGGCTCAGCGACCTGGTCACCGCCGTCGAGATCTTCGGCTTTCACATGGCGACCCTGGACCTGCGCCAGAACTCGGACGTCCACGAACGGGTCGTCGCCGACCTGCTGAAGACAGCCGGGGTCTGCGCCGACTATTCCGGCCTGGACGAAGAGGGGCGGCTTTCGGTGCTCGCCGCAGAACTGGCCTCGCCGCGCCTGTTGTTCAGCCCCTATGCCGAGTATGCGGCCGAAACCCTGAAGGAGCGCGGCATTCTTCAGGCCGCCGCCGAGGCCCTGGCCGCCTTCGGCCCCCAGGCGATCCGCACCCATATCGTCTCCAAGACCGACGCGGCCTCGGACCTGCTGGAGGTCTATCTGCTGCTCAAGGAGGTCGGCCTCTATCGCCCCGAGGATCCCGCCGCCTGCCCGATCCAGGCCGCCCCCCTGTTCGAGACCATTGAGGACCTGCGCGCCTCGCGTCCGACGCTGGAGCGCCTGCTGAAGGAGCCGTCCGCCCTGGCCGTCGCCAAGGCGCGCGGCGTTCAGGAAGTGATGATCGGCTATTCGGACTCCAACAAGGACGGCTCGTATCTGACGTCCGGCTGGGAGCTGCACGAGGCCTCGCGCGCCCTGGTCGAGGTGACCAAGGCCGCCGGCCTGAAGCTGCAGCTGTTCCACGGGCGCGGCGGCACGGTCGGGCGCGGCGGGGGTTCGTCCTTCGCCGGGGTGCTGGCCCAGCCGGAAGGCACGGTCCAGGGCCGCATCCGCACCACCGAACAGGGCGAGGTCATCGCCAACAAGTACGGCGAGCCCGAGATCGCCCTGCGCAACCTCGACGCCCTGACCTGCGGCGCCGTCCTCGCCTCGCTGGATCAGGGCAAGGATCACGTCTTCACCGCCGACCACGGCGCCACCCTGTCGGACCTGTCCGCCCGGTCGATGGCCGCCTATCGCAAGCTGGTCTACGAGACCGACGGCTTCGTCGACTATTACCGCGCCGCCACCCCCATCGCCGAGATCGCCGACCTGAAGATCGGCTCGCGCCCGTCTTCGCGCACCGCCTCGACCCGGATCGAGGATCTGCGCGCCATTCCCTGGGTGTTCAGCTGGTCGCAGAGCCGGGTCATGCTGCCCGGCTGGTTCGGTTTCGGCTCGGCCGTCCAGGGCCAGGACATGGCCGAACTGAAGGCCATGGCCGAGGTCTGGCCCTTCTTCCGCACCCTGGTCCAGAACATGGAAATGGTCATGGCCAAGTCGGACATGACGGTCGCCCGCCGTTACGCCACCCTGGTGCCCGATCCGGCGCTGGCGGCGCGCATCTATGGCGAGATCCGCGACGAGTGGCAGAGAACCCACGACGCCGTCCTGGCCATCACCGGCCATGACAGGCTGCTGGGCGGCCAACCCGAGCTGGATCGGCTGATCCGGCTGCGGATGCCCTATGTCGAGCCGCTGAACCATGTGCAGATCGAACTGATCCGCCGCCGCCGCGCCGGGGATGAAGACCCCCGTGTTCGCGAGGGGATTCTGCTGGCGATCAACGGCGTGGCGGCAGGGCTGCGCAACAGCGGCTGA